The Teredinibacter sp. KSP-S5-2 genomic interval AATCAGCGTCGCGCCCCATCGCATAGTAAAGCCGCTGCCGGCCTTCAATTAAACCGGACAAGATTTCATCAATGTCATCAATAGGAAATGCATCATCTGCGCCGTACTTAACAATGGCGCCTTCCGGCCCAGCCCTATAGCCGTCCCATATTTCTTTTTCCGGGTCTCTGTCCCGACAAAATAAAACAAACTCGCCGTGCTCTCGCTCGGGGATCAGAACCAAAACCGCATCGGGCTCCGTAAAACCAGTCAAATAATAGAAATCGCTGTCCTGGCGAAAGAAATAATCCGTATCACGACTCCGGGTGCGCTCCCGACCAGAAGGCAATATTGCGATGCTGTTTGGCTCCATCATCTCCATCAACGCTTTACGGCGTCGACTGAATTCTTGCTTGCCTATAGTCATAAGGAAAAAGTACCTTTAGTGAATAGTGTGATTGCCGTCTTCGTCAGCGATTGGAGCACTTGCTCCACTCTTACCTAAATATACGTTGAGAACAGCCGTCCGAACAAATTCCTGCAAAGACACCAACGACTTTTCAGCCTCTTCCAAATCTTCGTCCTCAAACTCTGTTTGCATTTGCGAGATTTGGGCGATGCTCCGCAGAGTGTCTTCTGCGTCGTCAGTATTTTTTAATGTATCGTTAGCAAGACCAGAAGCACTTAGCCCCTCAAGAAAGCCTGCGCACCAAAGGGACGTTTCCGCCGCGCGACGATGCAGACTGGCTTCATCGTCAGGCCATACGGGAGTAAAAGACAGTTGCTCATCCCCAAGTGCCTGTTCTGCCAGGGCTTTAAGCGATATCAACTGTTCCATCTCTTCCTCTGCCGGAGGCAGGTACTCCAGTTCCATGAATTTAATTAGGTCTTGCTGCCAGGCTTCGGCAGTGTATTGCTGCTCACCACATAGTTTCCCCACGAGAAAGCCGTGGACCTTGGAAGGCGAGGGAACTGCCCCAATATTGAGGAAGAAGTCATTTAAGTACGAAAACTCTAGAATATTGCTCATAACTCGGATTTAACGTTTGTTTGGAAAAGGCTAAGGCCTGGATTGAGAGAGGAGGCAATGCTAACATTTTTGCCCCAAAACCTTGTACTTTTTCATGATTTTTCAAGAAAACACTATACTTAGCGAAAGCTTAGTAGAATTCGGCGAAGGAATTAATTACCCTAAAGATCCTTTAACGTGATCATTTGCGCGACTGTAGATACACTATGTCAAACCAACTACTCAGCAATGTCGAAGCCAAGCTTGACGAGCTAATTGAGCTCTGCGGTAAATTGGAGAAGGAAAACGCCACCTTAAAGGCCAAGGAAGAGACTTGGCACCAAGAGCGAAAACGGCTACTGGAAAAAAATGAAATAGCTCGGACTCGAGTCGAAGCTATGATTAACCGGTTAAAAAACCTAAAAGAAGATTAGATTCTTAAGCGAAGTATTTGGAAATCCAACCCGTGAAAGAAAATCAGCGAGTATTCGTCAATATTCTTGACAAGGAATATCAAGTTGCATGTAAAGCCGAGGAGCGCGATGAACTGATCAGCGCAGCAAGCGAGCTAGACGAACGAATGCGTGCCATCAAATCCAGTGGGGCCATTATTGGCCTTGAACGTATGGCAGTCATGGCCGCCCTCAATCTGTGCCACGAACTGCAGCTGGTGCGCAAAGGCAGTAAACCGGCGGACACTAGCTCTCTGGAACGGATAGCGCACAAACTGGAAAAAGCCCTAGGCTCCACCAACTAAGCTTTCCCTGCTCATGTGGGTACTCACTCAACTACCCACATGCCCTACTTGCACTCCTCACCTTACCGCATACAACACCGCCCCAAAATTACAAAAAGCAAACAATTAACGACGTGTTTTTATACGATTAAGAAATAGCAATGCTCAGATCCATTCTTTGACAAAAACAGAATCTGGCGCTAGTAAAAAACAACAGAAAAAACTTATGTTTTTTTTGATTAAAACTTTCAATTAAAAAGCTATTGACTTACACACATATTCGTTGTTTTCGAAATACACAAACGTCAATAAACACCCCTGAAATCGGCGTATATAAGCTCAACAAATTTACCACACTGGAAAGCAACTCATTTCACTTGATTGCTTTTTTTAATTAAGATTTGACGAAGTTTAAAAATTTAAAAGTCAAGACTGGTGATTAAAGAAAAGCATGCGTATACTTAAAACATGCCTGGGGTGTTTGCCAGCTTGGCTGAATCCCTGAGCCGATAAAGTGTTTATCGGAGGCAACTAGTTCATATTGGTGTGCATGTCCGCTCGACGGGAAGCCTTATATATGTCAGTTCCCTCCCCCTTGGACCTCCCGGTTCAAGGTAAAGTCAACAGCGGCACTACCGGGCATATTCTCTCACACTATACATCCCTCCATTAATGAATAAATCCCATCTAAGGCAAAAGATTCGCGCACAGCGAAATGCTCTTTCTCCTTTAAAGCAACAAATTCATGCAAAAAAAATTACAAAAAAAATAGTCGGTAGCGGATTATTACGCCACGCAAAGAAAGTTGCTGTTTATCTTGCAGCCGATGGAGAGATCAACACCGACGAAATAATATCCCTTTGTAATAAAAATAAAATTAAAGTTTTTTTACCTTGCATACAGGCCGATAAAACATTGCTTTTTCGCCAGTTAGGCAAACACAAAACGTTAAAGAAAAACCGCTTCGGTATTCTTGAACCACACATCAGCCAACCACAGTGCGCAATACAACAACTGGATATTATATTTATGCCTCTTGTCGCTTTTGACCGCAGAGGAAACCGCCTGGGTATGGGGGGAGGGTTTTACGATAGAACTCTCGCATCTGACCGTATGCGACACAAATACCAAACAAAGTTTGTGGGCTTGGCTCACGCCATTCAGGAAATCGAATTACAACCAAGTGAGTGGGATGTCAGTTTGGATGGAGTGGTAACAGAGAGAGAAGTGATTTGGTTCTAATTGGTGTATCGACTTGCGAAGGCATCCTGCCCC includes:
- a CDS encoding UPF0149 family protein — protein: MSNILEFSYLNDFFLNIGAVPSPSKVHGFLVGKLCGEQQYTAEAWQQDLIKFMELEYLPPAEEEMEQLISLKALAEQALGDEQLSFTPVWPDDEASLHRRAAETSLWCAGFLEGLSASGLANDTLKNTDDAEDTLRSIAQISQMQTEFEDEDLEEAEKSLVSLQEFVRTAVLNVYLGKSGASAPIADEDGNHTIH
- a CDS encoding TIGR02449 family protein, whose translation is MSNQLLSNVEAKLDELIELCGKLEKENATLKAKEETWHQERKRLLEKNEIARTRVEAMINRLKNLKED
- a CDS encoding 5-formyltetrahydrofolate cyclo-ligase produces the protein MNKSHLRQKIRAQRNALSPLKQQIHAKKITKKIVGSGLLRHAKKVAVYLAADGEINTDEIISLCNKNKIKVFLPCIQADKTLLFRQLGKHKTLKKNRFGILEPHISQPQCAIQQLDIIFMPLVAFDRRGNRLGMGGGFYDRTLASDRMRHKYQTKFVGLAHAIQEIELQPSEWDVSLDGVVTEREVIWF
- a CDS encoding cell division protein ZapA, whose protein sequence is MKENQRVFVNILDKEYQVACKAEERDELISAASELDERMRAIKSSGAIIGLERMAVMAALNLCHELQLVRKGSKPADTSSLERIAHKLEKALGSTN